In a genomic window of Curtobacterium flaccumfaciens pv. betae:
- a CDS encoding prepilin peptidase, with protein sequence MTGLQVLGPVLPGLSAVFGLLIGSFLNVVVHRVPAGQSVVSPPSACPACGHTIRRRDNVPVLSWLVLRGRCRDCTAPISARYPAVELTTAVLFGLTALVVVGRSPAGTTQDTVAQVVVLVALLYLMAISVALTLIDIATHTLPNAIVYPSGIVLAVLLVVASAADGDWSALGRAAIGALGSGVLYLGLALAVPGGMGLGDVKLAAVLGLVLAYLGWGPLAVGAFGAFLVGGTVAIALLLAGRARWRGGLPFGPSMLVGAWLGIVFGDLLWTGYLQVLGVA encoded by the coding sequence ATGACCGGTCTCCAGGTGCTCGGCCCCGTGCTCCCCGGACTCTCCGCCGTGTTCGGACTGCTCATCGGCTCGTTCCTCAACGTCGTGGTGCACCGCGTGCCGGCGGGCCAGTCCGTGGTCTCACCACCGAGCGCATGTCCGGCGTGCGGGCACACGATCCGACGCCGCGACAACGTCCCGGTGCTCTCCTGGCTCGTCCTGCGCGGACGGTGCCGTGACTGCACCGCGCCGATATCCGCGCGGTACCCCGCCGTCGAGCTCACCACCGCGGTCCTGTTCGGGCTCACCGCCCTCGTGGTCGTGGGCCGCTCTCCTGCGGGGACGACCCAGGACACCGTGGCGCAGGTCGTGGTCCTCGTCGCGTTGTTGTACCTGATGGCGATCAGCGTCGCACTCACCCTGATCGACATCGCCACCCACACGCTCCCGAACGCGATCGTCTACCCGTCCGGCATCGTCCTCGCGGTGCTCCTCGTCGTCGCGAGTGCTGCCGACGGCGACTGGTCCGCTCTCGGTCGTGCGGCGATCGGTGCCCTCGGTTCCGGTGTGCTGTACCTCGGTCTCGCGCTGGCGGTCCCCGGCGGCATGGGTCTCGGCGACGTCAAACTGGCCGCGGTCCTCGGCCTCGTCCTCGCGTACCTCGGATGGGGACCCCTCGCAGTGGGTGCTTTCGGTGCCTTCCTGGTGGGCGGTACCGTCGCGATCGCGCTCCTCCTCGCCGGCCGTGCACGTTGGCGCGGTGGGCTGCCGTTCGGGCCGTCGATGCTGGTGGGGGCATGGCTCGGGATCGTCTTCGGGGACCTCCTCTGGACCGGGTACCTCCAGGTCCTCGGGGTCGCTTGA
- a CDS encoding PilW family protein, producing the protein MRALRRLHREQAGISLSELLVAVSVSMIILVAVGGFFTATLRAGVTNTSSDQNARTASIAMNSITRYVHAASLLPKSDGTYAAAVTRAAPTQVVFFAYINLDGNSTDKPVQIRYSLNDAKRLVVDQWDGTATNGFYSFPATTQTPARSLVVGGPIASPTSDGVALFSYLGADGKTLATQPDGTLATAQLGNVRAVRVNLELGSTTAGASGNTHVQNTLYLFNVVYGTSIGAGSS; encoded by the coding sequence ATGCGGGCCCTCCGACGCCTCCACCGCGAGCAGGCGGGGATCTCGCTGTCCGAGCTGCTCGTCGCCGTCAGCGTGTCGATGATCATCCTCGTCGCCGTGGGCGGGTTCTTCACGGCCACCTTGCGCGCCGGGGTGACGAACACGTCCTCCGACCAGAACGCTCGGACGGCGTCGATCGCGATGAACTCGATCACGCGCTACGTGCACGCCGCGAGTCTGTTGCCGAAGTCTGACGGCACCTACGCCGCTGCGGTCACCCGGGCGGCCCCGACGCAGGTGGTGTTCTTCGCGTACATCAACCTCGACGGCAACAGCACCGACAAGCCCGTGCAGATCCGCTACTCGCTGAACGACGCGAAGCGCCTCGTCGTGGACCAGTGGGACGGCACCGCGACGAACGGCTTCTACTCCTTCCCGGCGACGACCCAGACCCCGGCGCGGAGCCTGGTGGTGGGTGGTCCGATCGCCTCGCCGACGAGCGACGGCGTCGCGCTGTTCTCGTACCTCGGAGCGGACGGCAAGACTCTCGCGACCCAGCCGGACGGAACACTGGCGACCGCGCAGTTGGGCAACGTGCGAGCCGTCCGCGTGAACCTGGAACTCGGCTCCACCACAGCCGGTGCGAGCGGCAACACCCACGTGCAGAACACCCTGTACCTCTTCAACGTCGTCTACGGCACCAGCATCGGAGCGGGTTCATCATGA
- a CDS encoding CBU_0592 family membrane protein — protein sequence MLVGIVEFLGWFGAVTVLAGYILFSTGKIPNGPLYQLFNLVGGLAVAINVAAHHAVPSTIVNGIWAIVAVVVLVKMGRARRAAKRDGSVSTEPPVLHAEPAATTGVLPVIGPALRDHEPEDTAEADAATGLQSDDATDTTDATDATDEKTPDAAPAPMTETVPIITATIALALVAAAQEQSARADRREHADDTGHAEPAR from the coding sequence GTGTTGGTCGGAATCGTGGAATTCCTCGGTTGGTTCGGTGCCGTAACCGTTCTAGCCGGTTACATCTTGTTCTCGACTGGCAAGATCCCGAACGGCCCGCTCTACCAGCTGTTCAACCTGGTCGGTGGCCTCGCGGTGGCGATCAACGTCGCCGCGCACCACGCCGTGCCCTCGACGATCGTCAACGGGATCTGGGCGATCGTCGCCGTCGTCGTCCTGGTGAAGATGGGCCGAGCGCGTCGCGCGGCGAAGCGCGACGGATCCGTGTCCACCGAGCCGCCGGTCCTGCACGCCGAACCGGCCGCGACCACCGGGGTCCTGCCGGTCATCGGCCCGGCGCTGCGTGACCACGAGCCGGAGGACACCGCCGAGGCGGACGCGGCCACGGGCCTCCAGTCCGACGACGCGACGGACACGACGGACGCGACGGACGCGACGGACGAGAAGACGCCGGATGCTGCGCCCGCCCCCATGACGGAGACCGTCCCGATCATCACGGCGACGATCGCGCTCGCCCTGGTCGCCGCCGCGCAGGAGCAGTCCGCCCGGGCGGACCGTCGCGAGCACGCGGACGACACGGGCCACGCCGAACCCGCTCGCTGA
- the pilM gene encoding type IV pilus assembly protein PilM has product MGKSIVGLDIAGSSIRAVEVVDADKAQPTVVRFAEVPTPQDAVSRGEVLEPNTVAATLRELWSTGRFRSKNVVLGMGNQRVLSRDLTVPLAPMAQIRESLPFQVQEMLPVPVGDAILDFYPVSEGESENGPVVHGLLIAAIKDAVLANVKAVQLAGLNPIGVDMIPFALTRVLLGRQGVPGTAAVVQLGADTTSVVIATDGIPQFVRIIPMGGNDISRALVGTLDITFDEAEAVKRHLGLGGSARTPDDARAVAVITASVHELTSSLRNTINYFVNTRPSEPVTRVVLTGGGTRLQGMREALAEQTRLPVTMGAAFDGVGLARSIPPGDVADHVDAITVAFGLAVGSRAA; this is encoded by the coding sequence ATGGGCAAGAGCATCGTGGGCCTCGACATCGCGGGGTCGTCGATCCGCGCGGTCGAGGTCGTCGACGCCGACAAGGCACAACCGACGGTGGTGCGCTTCGCGGAGGTCCCCACTCCGCAGGACGCGGTGAGCCGAGGCGAGGTCCTCGAACCGAACACCGTCGCGGCCACCCTCCGCGAGCTGTGGTCGACGGGGCGGTTCCGCTCGAAGAACGTCGTCCTGGGGATGGGGAACCAACGTGTGCTCTCCCGCGACCTCACGGTGCCCCTCGCCCCGATGGCACAGATCCGCGAGAGCCTCCCGTTCCAGGTGCAGGAGATGCTCCCGGTGCCGGTCGGCGACGCGATCCTCGACTTCTACCCGGTGTCCGAGGGGGAGAGCGAGAACGGCCCCGTCGTCCACGGCCTCCTGATCGCAGCCATCAAGGACGCCGTGCTGGCGAACGTCAAGGCGGTGCAGCTCGCCGGACTCAACCCGATCGGGGTCGACATGATCCCGTTCGCCCTCACCCGTGTCCTGCTCGGGCGCCAGGGTGTCCCGGGGACCGCGGCGGTGGTGCAGCTCGGCGCGGACACCACGAGCGTGGTCATCGCGACCGACGGGATCCCGCAGTTCGTCCGGATCATCCCGATGGGGGGCAACGACATCTCCCGCGCGCTGGTCGGGACCCTCGACATCACCTTCGACGAGGCCGAGGCCGTGAAGCGCCACCTCGGGCTCGGTGGATCGGCCCGGACCCCGGACGACGCCCGTGCCGTCGCGGTGATCACGGCCTCGGTCCACGAACTCACGTCGAGCTTGCGGAACACGATCAACTACTTCGTCAACACCCGGCCGTCGGAACCCGTGACCCGGGTGGTGCTGACCGGTGGCGGGACCCGGCTGCAGGGCATGCGGGAAGCGCTGGCGGAGCAGACGCGCCTGCCCGTCACGATGGGCGCCGCGTTCGACGGAGTCGGACTCGCACGATCGATCCCGCCCGGCGACGTCGCCGACCACGTCGATGCGATCACGGTCGCCTTCGGGTTGGCAGTAGGGAGCAGAGCGGCATGA
- the rpsL gene encoding 30S ribosomal protein S12 has translation MPTIQQLVRKGRTPKVTKTKAPALKANPQQRGVCTRVYTTTPKKPNSALRKVARVKLSNGTEVTAYIPGEGHNLQEHSMVLVRGGRVKDLPGVRYKIIRGALDTQAVKNRKQARSRYGAKKG, from the coding sequence TTGCCTACTATTCAGCAGCTGGTTCGCAAGGGTCGTACGCCGAAGGTCACCAAGACCAAGGCGCCCGCCCTGAAGGCGAACCCCCAGCAGCGTGGTGTGTGCACCCGCGTCTACACCACCACCCCCAAGAAGCCGAACTCGGCACTGCGCAAGGTCGCTCGTGTCAAGCTCTCGAACGGCACCGAGGTCACGGCCTACATCCCCGGTGAGGGCCACAACCTCCAGGAGCACTCGATGGTGCTCGTCCGTGGCGGTCGTGTGAAGGACCTCCCGGGTGTGCGGTACAAGATCATCCGTGGCGCCCTGGACACCCAGGCAGTCAAGAACCGTAAGCAGGCTCGTAGCCGCTACGGCGCGAAGAAGGGTTGA
- the fusA gene encoding elongation factor G, producing MAQDVLTDLNKVRNIGIMAHIDAGKTTTTERILFYTGITHKIGEVHDGAATMDWMAQEQERGITITSAATTCFWDNNQINIIDTPGHVDFTVEVERSLRVLDGAVAVFDGKEGVEPQSETVWRQADKYDVPRICFVNKMDKLGADFYYTVDTIVNRLGAEPLVLQLPIGSESSFEGVVDLVQMRALTWRGDAKGDVAMGAKYEIEEIPADLQDRAAEYREKLIERVAEADDVLMERYLEGDTDFSVAEIKAAIRALTVSSTLYPVLCGSAFKNRGVQPMLDAVIDYLPSPLDVPPMIGHDVKDEEKEIIRKPDASEPFSALAFKVAVHPFFGRLTYVRVYSGSIESGAQVINSTKGKKERIGKIFQMHSNKENPVANVTAGHIYAVIGLKDTTTGDTLCDPTNQVVLESMTFPEPVIEVAIEPNTKADQEKLSTAIQKLAEEDPTFRVELNAETGQTTIKGMGELHLDILVDRMKREFHVEASVGKPQVAYRETLTKIVERYDYTHKKQTGGSGQFAKVQIALEPMEVTSEKVYEFVNATSGGRVPREYIPSVDAGIQDAMQVGILAGYPTVGVKAILKDGAAHDVDSSEMAFKIAGSIAYKEAARKAGPAILEPIMAVEVRTPEEYMGDVIGDLNSRRGQIASMEDASGVKVVRASVPLSEMFGYVGDLRSKTSGRAVYSMTFETYSQVPAKVAEEIIAKNAGE from the coding sequence GTGGCACAGGACGTGCTCACCGACCTGAACAAGGTCCGCAACATCGGCATCATGGCGCACATCGATGCCGGCAAGACCACGACGACCGAGCGCATCCTGTTCTACACGGGCATCACGCACAAGATCGGTGAGGTCCACGACGGCGCTGCCACGATGGACTGGATGGCGCAGGAGCAGGAGCGCGGCATCACGATCACGTCGGCCGCGACGACCTGCTTCTGGGACAACAACCAGATCAACATCATCGACACCCCCGGTCACGTGGACTTCACGGTCGAGGTGGAGCGCTCGCTCCGCGTCCTCGACGGTGCGGTCGCCGTCTTCGACGGCAAGGAGGGCGTCGAGCCCCAGTCCGAGACCGTCTGGCGTCAGGCCGACAAGTACGACGTCCCGCGCATCTGCTTCGTCAACAAGATGGACAAGCTGGGCGCCGACTTCTACTACACCGTCGACACCATCGTGAACCGCCTCGGCGCGGAGCCCCTCGTGCTCCAGCTGCCGATCGGTTCCGAGAGCTCGTTCGAAGGCGTCGTCGACCTCGTCCAGATGCGTGCACTCACCTGGCGCGGCGACGCCAAGGGTGACGTCGCGATGGGCGCGAAGTACGAGATCGAAGAGATCCCGGCCGACCTGCAGGACCGTGCCGCCGAGTACCGCGAGAAGCTCATCGAGCGCGTGGCCGAGGCGGACGACGTCCTCATGGAGCGCTACCTCGAGGGCGACACCGACTTCTCGGTCGCCGAGATCAAGGCAGCCATCCGTGCCCTCACGGTGAGCAGCACGCTCTACCCGGTCCTCTGCGGTTCCGCGTTCAAGAACCGTGGTGTCCAGCCGATGCTCGACGCCGTCATCGACTACCTCCCGTCCCCGCTCGACGTGCCGCCGATGATCGGCCACGACGTCAAGGACGAGGAGAAGGAGATCATCCGCAAGCCCGACGCGTCCGAGCCGTTCTCGGCCCTCGCGTTCAAGGTCGCGGTGCACCCGTTCTTCGGTCGTCTGACCTACGTGCGCGTCTACTCCGGCTCGATCGAGTCGGGTGCCCAGGTCATCAACTCGACCAAGGGCAAGAAGGAGCGCATCGGCAAGATCTTCCAGATGCACTCCAACAAGGAGAACCCGGTCGCCAACGTGACCGCTGGCCACATCTACGCGGTCATCGGCCTCAAGGACACCACCACCGGTGACACCCTGTGCGACCCGACCAACCAGGTCGTCCTCGAGTCGATGACGTTCCCGGAGCCGGTCATCGAGGTCGCCATCGAGCCGAACACGAAGGCTGACCAGGAGAAGCTCTCCACGGCCATCCAGAAGCTCGCCGAAGAGGACCCGACGTTCCGCGTCGAGCTCAACGCCGAGACCGGTCAGACGACGATCAAGGGCATGGGCGAGCTCCACCTCGACATCCTCGTCGACCGCATGAAGCGTGAGTTCCACGTCGAGGCGAGCGTCGGCAAGCCCCAGGTGGCCTACCGCGAGACGCTCACCAAGATCGTCGAGCGCTACGACTACACCCACAAGAAGCAGACCGGTGGTTCCGGCCAGTTCGCGAAGGTGCAGATCGCGCTCGAGCCGATGGAGGTCACGAGCGAGAAGGTCTACGAGTTCGTCAACGCGACCTCCGGTGGCCGTGTCCCGCGCGAGTACATCCCGTCGGTCGACGCCGGTATCCAGGACGCCATGCAGGTCGGCATCCTCGCGGGCTACCCGACGGTCGGCGTGAAGGCCATCCTCAAGGACGGCGCGGCGCACGACGTCGACTCGTCCGAGATGGCGTTCAAGATCGCCGGCTCGATCGCCTACAAGGAAGCGGCTCGCAAGGCCGGTCCGGCGATCCTCGAGCCGATCATGGCCGTCGAGGTCCGTACTCCTGAGGAGTACATGGGCGACGTCATCGGTGACCTGAACTCCCGTCGTGGCCAGATCGCCTCGATGGAGGACGCCTCGGGCGTCAAGGTGGTCCGCGCGAGCGTGCCGCTGTCCGAGATGTTCGGCTACGTCGGCGACCTGCGGTCGAAGACCTCTGGTCGTGCGGTCTACTCGATGACCTTCGAGACCTACAGCCAGGTCCCGGCCAAGGTCGCCGAGGAGATCATCGCGAAGAACGCGGGGGAGTAG
- the rpsG gene encoding 30S ribosomal protein S7, with translation MPRKGPAPKRPVVADPVYGAPIVSQLVNKILLDGKKGLAERIVYGALEGVSAKNQQDAVVTLKKALDNVRPTLEVRSRRVGGSTYQVPVEVKPHRANTLALRWLTSYAKARREKTMTERLMNEILDASNGLGAAVKRREDTHKMAESNKAFAHYRW, from the coding sequence ATGCCTCGTAAGGGTCCCGCCCCCAAGCGTCCCGTCGTCGCCGACCCGGTCTACGGTGCGCCGATCGTCAGCCAGCTCGTCAACAAGATCCTGCTCGACGGCAAGAAGGGCCTCGCCGAGCGCATCGTCTACGGTGCACTCGAGGGCGTTTCCGCCAAGAACCAGCAGGACGCCGTCGTGACGCTGAAGAAGGCGCTCGACAACGTCCGTCCGACCCTCGAGGTCCGCAGCCGCCGCGTCGGTGGCTCGACCTACCAGGTCCCGGTCGAGGTCAAGCCGCACCGCGCGAACACCCTCGCGCTCCGTTGGCTCACCTCGTACGCCAAGGCCCGTCGCGAGAAGACGATGACCGAGCGTCTCATGAACGAGATCCTCGACGCGTCGAACGGTCTCGGTGCCGCGGTCAAGCGCCGCGAGGACACGCACAAGATGGCCGAGTCGAACAAGGCCTTCGCCCACTACCGCTGGTAG
- a CDS encoding type 4a pilus biogenesis protein PilO produces MNRNRLSLVVALVAIGAVLAGAWFLGVQPQLAQAADNSSQQTDIDATNARNQAELARLQKASDALAETKTKLDALRASVPSTPSTDALLRELNGAATAAGVTVTSITVGDAKAYEPVADQASEEPAASASATPSAEPTPTAPTARTDAAINGSNFVVIPVTVAVQGSYDQALAFTKAVQSGQRLFLVTGIASTSSDSGASPMDAQAWSLSGSVYVLAESDTAAKG; encoded by the coding sequence GTGAACCGCAACCGCCTCTCGCTCGTCGTCGCGCTCGTCGCGATCGGAGCCGTGCTCGCCGGGGCGTGGTTCCTCGGGGTGCAGCCGCAGCTCGCCCAGGCTGCGGACAACTCCTCGCAGCAGACGGACATCGACGCCACGAACGCCCGGAACCAGGCCGAGCTCGCTCGGCTCCAGAAGGCGAGCGACGCACTCGCCGAGACGAAGACGAAGCTGGACGCGCTCCGCGCCTCGGTACCGTCGACGCCGTCGACGGATGCCCTCCTCCGGGAGCTGAACGGCGCTGCGACCGCCGCTGGCGTCACGGTGACCTCGATCACCGTCGGAGACGCGAAGGCCTACGAGCCGGTAGCCGACCAGGCCTCCGAGGAGCCGGCGGCTTCGGCGAGTGCCACGCCGAGCGCCGAGCCGACCCCGACGGCGCCGACTGCCCGGACAGACGCTGCGATCAACGGATCGAACTTCGTCGTCATCCCGGTGACCGTGGCGGTGCAGGGCTCGTACGACCAGGCGCTCGCCTTCACGAAGGCGGTGCAGTCCGGGCAGCGGCTGTTCCTGGTCACCGGCATCGCCTCGACGAGTTCCGACTCGGGAGCGAGCCCGATGGACGCGCAGGCGTGGTCGCTCTCCGGATCGGTCTACGTCCTCGCCGAGTCGGACACCGCCGCGAAGGGCTGA
- a CDS encoding type II secretion system protein, which produces MYFALMGKLDARRKGLLEDKEKGFTLIELLVVVIIIGILAAIAIPVYLNVQNNAKDASVKSDLANAKTAVIAYQTDNNGKLPAATDFTQATLGQYGYTSSQDNALTYKATSTTAFCIQGTGATKTDFKITDALAAAKGTC; this is translated from the coding sequence ATGTACTTCGCTCTCATGGGCAAGCTCGACGCTCGCCGCAAGGGTCTCCTCGAGGACAAGGAGAAGGGCTTCACGCTCATCGAGCTCCTCGTCGTCGTCATCATCATCGGCATCCTCGCCGCCATCGCCATCCCGGTGTACCTGAACGTGCAGAACAACGCGAAGGACGCCTCGGTCAAGTCGGACCTCGCGAACGCGAAGACCGCGGTCATCGCCTACCAGACGGACAACAACGGCAAGCTGCCCGCCGCCACTGACTTCACGCAAGCGACGCTCGGACAGTACGGCTACACCAGCAGCCAGGACAACGCACTGACCTACAAGGCGACCTCCACGACGGCTTTCTGCATCCAGGGCACCGGCGCCACGAAGACCGACTTCAAGATCACCGACGCGCTGGCTGCCGCCAAGGGCACCTGCTGA
- a CDS encoding prepilin-type N-terminal cleavage/methylation domain-containing protein, whose product MFQRLHDRLYRHDAEAGFSIIEVMVAMMVFAVMSIGIAYGIANSLQLTQTNRGRETAVALASQDIDTLRQTAAASTGGIFRVLSKSGPDNTKTIGGVEYAIDRKVSWVQSDGATGACGTSNGKLAYKSVVETVTWPNPRGGSSTTSVSSAIAPSDAVTDPGYGTVIISVTTASGAPYEGVGITITPVSGGGGAALTAPVLPTDAQGCSYAVNVSQGDYAVSASVTGGIDTNQQQPSVQSPISVTAGASSPVPFVYDQSSQLTLQYAAGSKAMIPTNMPTTLSSTAGGLDVVKPWDLASTSLNITSSSQPSLPVFPFASGYTVYAGPYSNSTGSATSCLSPNPSSWSTPNAANAIGVSPPSVATAPGKPSSASVMMGVATVTGVKDRYITAVSSANPAAGDPGCAAGMTMRFPASAGDTATIALPFGTWTLYSGTTFGSTTKNEIASKASNVKPVTNGMVNQKTALVLINYDNTLTLDPRGQTS is encoded by the coding sequence ATGTTCCAGCGACTGCACGACCGGCTGTACCGGCACGACGCCGAAGCCGGCTTCTCCATCATCGAGGTCATGGTCGCCATGATGGTGTTCGCGGTCATGTCGATCGGGATCGCCTACGGCATCGCGAACAGCCTCCAGCTCACGCAGACCAATCGCGGTCGCGAGACCGCGGTCGCCCTCGCCTCGCAGGACATCGACACCCTCCGCCAGACCGCGGCCGCCTCCACCGGCGGCATCTTCCGGGTCCTCAGCAAGTCCGGTCCGGACAACACGAAGACCATCGGGGGCGTCGAGTACGCGATCGACCGGAAGGTCAGCTGGGTGCAGAGCGACGGCGCGACCGGCGCGTGCGGGACCTCGAACGGCAAGCTCGCCTACAAGAGCGTCGTCGAGACCGTGACCTGGCCGAACCCGCGCGGCGGTTCCAGCACCACGTCCGTCTCGTCAGCGATCGCGCCGAGCGACGCGGTCACCGACCCCGGGTACGGCACCGTGATCATCTCGGTCACCACCGCTTCGGGCGCGCCCTACGAGGGTGTCGGGATCACGATCACCCCCGTCAGCGGCGGTGGCGGTGCAGCGCTGACGGCGCCGGTCCTCCCGACCGACGCACAGGGCTGCTCGTACGCGGTGAACGTGTCGCAGGGCGACTACGCGGTCTCTGCGAGCGTCACCGGCGGCATCGACACGAACCAGCAGCAGCCGTCCGTGCAATCGCCGATCTCGGTGACCGCCGGCGCGAGCTCGCCCGTCCCGTTCGTGTACGACCAGTCGAGTCAGCTGACCCTGCAGTACGCAGCCGGCTCCAAGGCGATGATCCCGACCAACATGCCCACGACGCTGTCGAGCACGGCCGGCGGGCTGGACGTCGTCAAGCCGTGGGACCTGGCCAGCACCTCGCTCAACATCACCTCGAGTTCACAGCCGTCGTTGCCGGTGTTCCCGTTCGCCTCGGGCTACACCGTCTACGCCGGCCCGTACTCCAACAGCACCGGGAGTGCGACGAGCTGCCTCAGTCCGAACCCCTCGTCCTGGTCGACACCGAACGCGGCCAACGCGATCGGTGTGAGCCCGCCGTCGGTCGCCACTGCTCCCGGCAAGCCATCGTCGGCCTCCGTGATGATGGGCGTCGCGACCGTCACCGGTGTGAAGGACCGCTACATCACTGCCGTCTCGTCGGCGAACCCGGCCGCCGGCGACCCCGGCTGCGCCGCCGGCATGACGATGAGGTTCCCGGCCTCCGCCGGCGACACCGCGACCATCGCCCTGCCCTTCGGCACGTGGACGCTCTACTCCGGGACGACGTTCGGGTCGACGACGAAGAACGAGATCGCGTCGAAGGCCTCGAACGTGAAACCGGTGACCAACGGCATGGTGAACCAGAAGACGGCGCTGGTGCTCATCAACTACGACAACACCCTGACCCTCGACCCTCGCGGGCAGACGTCGTGA
- a CDS encoding DUF6121 family protein, whose protein sequence is MSRWLIATMTSVLFIALVIAVTGFEALLADVEVISQPDATPYLGPAMVVGAAVVVFLATAAGARDGNPGVTALVAAATVYLVMLGIGAVGYALVRSDATELLVFPAGYALGPFVVGSVVVAVLSVLGGITMARHQARTAGGSGAAATRPDGPDGRSGHDRTNAGEEPAGR, encoded by the coding sequence ATGTCCCGGTGGTTGATCGCGACGATGACGTCCGTCCTCTTCATCGCGCTCGTGATCGCCGTCACGGGCTTCGAAGCCCTGCTCGCCGACGTCGAGGTCATCTCCCAGCCCGACGCCACCCCGTACCTCGGGCCCGCGATGGTGGTCGGCGCCGCGGTGGTGGTCTTCCTCGCGACTGCGGCGGGTGCGCGTGACGGCAACCCCGGCGTGACGGCCCTGGTGGCCGCTGCGACGGTCTACCTGGTCATGCTCGGCATCGGGGCCGTGGGCTACGCGCTCGTCCGCTCGGACGCGACGGAGCTCCTCGTCTTCCCCGCGGGGTACGCCCTCGGGCCGTTCGTGGTCGGGTCCGTCGTGGTGGCGGTCCTGTCGGTGCTCGGCGGGATCACGATGGCCCGACACCAGGCGCGGACCGCTGGCGGCTCGGGCGCTGCCGCGACGCGTCCGGACGGGCCTGACGGGCGCTCCGGGCACGACCGGACGAACGCGGGCGAGGAACCCGCCGGACGGTAG
- a CDS encoding type II secretion system F family protein encodes MSLAFDYRGRDGAGKLVKGRLDAASEGAVVQRLRGMGVSPIAITEAKAGTGLQTEIKIPGFEKGVGLKDLAIMSRQASTMLTSGLSLLRTLTILSDQTENKKLKDILGKVRDDVERGVSFSDAVAKYPVDFPPIMINMIRAGETGGFLDQAMDSIATNFEKEHKLRSTIKSAMTYPVVVLCMSLAAVVIMLIFIVPIFQDMFSSLGGQLPLPTQVLVTLSHAMRWLAPVLAVAVIVGWLWFRANKNTDRFRSFRDPIMLRLPVFGGLTRKIVIARFARNFSNMIGAGVPILQALSIVGQVSNNFVVQKALERVAEDVRKGESIAAPLARENIFPAMVSQMVAVGEDAGSLEIMLEKIAVFYDSEVESTTESLTALIEPLLIAFLGVVVGGMIIALYLPIFQITSLVK; translated from the coding sequence ATGTCACTCGCGTTCGACTACCGCGGGCGCGACGGCGCCGGCAAGCTCGTGAAGGGCCGCCTCGACGCCGCGTCCGAAGGGGCCGTCGTCCAGCGCCTCCGGGGGATGGGCGTCTCGCCGATCGCCATCACCGAGGCGAAGGCCGGCACCGGGCTGCAGACCGAGATCAAGATCCCCGGGTTCGAGAAGGGCGTCGGGCTCAAGGACCTCGCGATCATGTCGCGGCAGGCCTCGACGATGCTCACCTCGGGCCTCTCGCTGCTGCGGACCCTCACGATCCTGTCCGACCAGACCGAGAACAAGAAGCTCAAGGACATCCTCGGCAAGGTCCGTGACGACGTCGAGCGCGGCGTCTCGTTCTCCGACGCCGTCGCGAAGTACCCGGTCGACTTCCCGCCGATCATGATCAACATGATCCGTGCAGGAGAGACCGGCGGCTTCCTCGACCAGGCCATGGACTCCATCGCGACGAACTTCGAGAAGGAGCACAAGCTCCGCTCGACGATCAAGTCGGCGATGACCTACCCGGTGGTGGTGCTGTGCATGTCACTTGCCGCCGTCGTGATCATGCTCATCTTCATCGTCCCGATCTTCCAGGACATGTTCTCGTCGCTCGGCGGGCAGCTGCCGTTGCCGACGCAGGTCCTGGTGACCCTGTCGCACGCGATGCGCTGGCTCGCACCGGTCCTGGCGGTCGCCGTGATCGTCGGCTGGCTGTGGTTCCGGGCGAACAAGAACACGGATCGCTTCCGGAGCTTCCGCGACCCGATCATGCTCCGCCTGCCGGTGTTCGGTGGACTGACCCGCAAGATCGTCATCGCGCGGTTCGCGCGGAACTTCTCGAACATGATCGGCGCTGGCGTGCCGATTCTGCAGGCATTGTCGATCGTCGGTCAGGTGTCGAACAACTTCGTGGTCCAGAAAGCACTCGAGCGCGTTGCTGAAGACGTCCGAAAAGGCGAATCAATTGCGGCGCCGTTGGCGCGGGAAAACATTTTCCCGGCAATGGTCTCGCAAATGGTCGCAGTCGGCGAGGACGCCGGTTCGCTGGAGATCATGCTCGAGAAGATCGCGGTCTTCTACGACTCCGAAGTCGAGTCGACGACCGAGTCGCTGACTGCCCTGATCGAGCCGCTCCTCATCGCATTCCTCGGCGTCGTCGTCGGTGGCATGATCATCGCGCTCTACCTGCCGATCTTCCAGATCACGTCGTTGGTGAAGTAA